A portion of the Colius striatus isolate bColStr4 chromosome 1, bColStr4.1.hap1, whole genome shotgun sequence genome contains these proteins:
- the LOC104553614 gene encoding trefoil factor 1, with protein MDLKVICVFSIVLVVALSTLAEGNRPPTRCQCKLPAKERKNCGYPGISEAECKKAGCCFNSSVRGVPWCFSPKARKVRKICPSNAHARRNCGFPGITAKECERKGCCFKARPAGVPWCFYHHVVEEEYYSS; from the exons ATGGATCTCAAAGTGATCTGTGTTTTCTCCATCGTCCTTGTGgtagccctcagcaccttggcagagGGAAACAGACCACCAA CACGATGCCAGTGTAAGCTGCCTGCCAAGGAGCGGAAGAACTGCGGCTACCCAGGAATCTCAGAAGCAGAGTGCAAGAAAGCTGGCTGCTGCTTCAACTCTTCAGTCCGTGGTGTTCCCTGGTGCTTTTCTCCTAAAGCAAGGAAAG TTAGGAAAATATGTCCCTCCAACGCTCACGCCAGGAGAAACTGCGGCTTCCCTGGCATCACGGCCAAAGAGTGTGAAAGGAAGGGGTGCTGCTTCAAGGCACGGCCCGCTGGTGTCCCCTGGTGCTTCTACCACCACGTGGTGGAGGAAG AATATTATTCATCTTAG